The following DNA comes from Excalfactoria chinensis isolate bCotChi1 chromosome 5, bCotChi1.hap2, whole genome shotgun sequence.
CGCATCCAGCACATCACCAACAAAAGCTACTCTCTGCGCCAACAAGGCGAAGAAAAACGCCAAAGCCATGatctggaagagaggaaagaggggaggtcagtggggctgggtgggagctcgcgaagggctgggggagctggtcCAGGAGCCGCAGCCCCTGGGCTCAGGTAGAAgcggggctgagggagctgggaggcagtGGGGGCTGAGGCCGCTGTTTGCGCCCGGCCCAGCACAGacttccccctgctgctgcactcaccgcTGGCCCAGGCCAAagtggagcagcgctgcctgctgatggTCTCGATGCCAGCCCCAGTGTGATGTACTGTGATGTCACAAACGCCCCAGCCCCACCCTTCGGCccccctcagctgccctgggccTCCATGACCGCGGCATCGGCCCTGCTCTGAGGCACGTGTCCGAACtggatttcctttgtttcccttgGGTTTTACTGCGGAGAAAGCAGTTGGCTTCATATATTGTACTACTCTAAGGGTCGATGACAGATTAAACCTTGTTCTTAACCTGATTTTTCTGATTGCATTTGGTTCAATTTCTTCAATTTTTGTTTAtataatattctttttattattttctgcagatgtaGCTCTTCTAAGCCTGCTGAGGTCCATTTTAAATCTCAGTCTTTGTCTGCTCTTGACTTCTTGACTCAAGAGAGGGATCTCTGAGACGAGTGTGTTTCAGCCTATCTGCATTGTGGTAAATAAAGTGGGCCTGTCCATCTTGAACCTTGtctatgtttttccttctctgaggtCCTGAAGGAGTGTCTGTTCTGTGACAATGTGGGAAAATGTATGTTGGGCAAAATGGCACCTTCAGGTTACGACAGCCAAAAAGGCTGGTTACTTAATGCTGCTGCAGTAACCGATAATCTTCCTTTGTCAAGGTTTGGGGTCACCAATGTCATCCAAATATAAAAAGCTCCCAGACAACACCTCCCAGGTGAAACAGTAATGGTGTCTTTACAAGAAGAGTGAACTGTGGATCTAACACAGATGCAGGTACTCACATGAGCCCAAGGCTTTGTCACTCAGGTGTTTGCTGATGAGAACTTGTTAGGCACAGGCAtagaatgatttaaaaaaatcatttcaaggTGGGaaagacctttaaaggccatctggttcaATTCCTTTGCATTGAACAGGAACACCCATAGCTTGAGCAGGAGGTGTGAGAAACATGCTCCAAATCAAAAATTTCTAATCAGGCAGAGATCTCTGTGAAGAGCACTTTATTCATTATTGCAGTAATGGGTGCACAACCCCTACTGACAAGGGAGAAATTGTGCAACTAGTCAGTGAAATCCGCAGCTTAATATACCCTGGGTCTAACGCAGGAAAAACCTCTCCTGGCACTCATTGGTTGAGTGTCTCAGGCTCACAGTCTTCTGACACTGTTGCTACCTTACATTTCCATACAGTGTCTGTTACCAGTCCATTGTCTTTAGGGATGTTGGGTACTTTTTAtggcaacaggaagaaaatattctcaaaaattAGCAAACTCATTCTGTCCTTTACCAGACTCTCCCTTAGCCTATATAATTACCTTACCTAGCGCCTTTGCCAAATCTACCCAGGTCAGAATGCCCCAGTCTCAACTTTAGTCTGTTCAGGATCTTTCTTTGTGAAAGGCAACTTATCCTAGACTACATACAAAAATACTGGacatttccactgcaaaaacacagtctACCTTTCACAGTGGTCTGCCTTGTTTTGGTTGTCTCCAGGGTCTGGGCACCTgccacctttctgggcaacttgtgccggtgcttcatttccattattgtaaggaaacactgtttctcatatccagtctaaatcttctctctcttactttgaaaccatttgctttgtcctaccacagcagACCATCcagaagagtctgtccccttctttcttacagccttctagtagatactgaaaggctgctctcagctctccatGGAGTTGTCTCCTttccaggctgcccagctccagctctcccagtCTGTCCTTGAAGGAAgctgttccattccttggatcatttttgtggtcctcctctggatgcactccaacaggtccacatttctcctgtactgaggactccccACCTGGACGCACTatccagatgaggtctcaccagcccagagcagaggggcaggatccccTCTCTGACCTGCTGACAACTGCTTTAGATGCAGCCCATGATACAACTGGCTTCCTAGGCTATGAGGACATATTGCTGGCTtgtgtccagcttgccatccaccagtgtCCCAAAgctgatgcattagtttcaccAAAAGAAGGGCACATATACCActagttctgtttgttttttaatttttattaatttttttgaaaatttttaataatttttatgttttttttaaattaaattttttgAAACATATACATGGATGAAATATCTATGTATactattaaaacatatacatggATGAAATATCTATGtatgttattaaaacatatacatcgATGAAGCATcgatgtatatgttttaataatatgcatttttctgaTCTACATGAACTATATTTTCAGTGTGGTCAAAGATGATTTCACTCCATATAGTCCTGGCATCTAAAAGGCTGGACTAACATGGCATCCGTAGAAATTCCGGTGGCTACCAGGATATGGGTGTTGCtgtctctgtctcctggctgcttgGATAGATGTCTTCATGGTCTTGCTATACTCCAAATGCTGCCTTaagtaagcagcttcttttgaagTCCATCAGATGTAGCCTGCTGTAGTGTCTGTTTCCCAAAGAAgtttgtctctgctgcagcacatctctgcggcctccttgtgctgctgctatCAACAGCGCCTGCCTactcaaaggacagaaatgtgtcCAAGTCCTCTTGCTGTACCCTGAGCCTGAGCTCAATCCAGAGGGCTCTGCAAGAGGTGGTTGTCAGCCGGAGCTTGCAGAAGCAGACGGAGGGCTGCAACTCGTACTGCACTGTTAGCAGTTGAGGCATGGCTATCCAGACTTCTCTCACCAGTTCCTGGAACCAGGttgcagttttctccatatcCTGGAGAGTTTGTAGGAGGCTGAGcatctcctctttccccagGTGGTCCTCAGGGTGGTGGAGGAAGGACATCATTGTCTCACACCAGCTGCTCCCTTGTGCATATTCAGTTCAGCACTCTGGCTACTGCACTGTTGGTTTGTTCTGGAGAAAACATTTGGGAGcaattcccactgcctgctgagtgTTGTCTTCTCCACGTCCAGAGTGCTCGTCTGTGGGACAAGTGGGCGTCTCTCATTTCCCAAACATCAGCAGGCTTCTGAGCCGATCTTGCAGCTCCTCCAACTCCTGCAGCGCCTGTTCATGACTGTCTGGATCCTGCACCAGGTACTGGAGGAGGTTGAGCGGTTGGGACGCTCGGAATTGCTGCGGCAAGATAATCTCCGCAGGCACGTCCtcatttcctatgaagaaatgatTGAGACGTTTCTCCTCCACACAGCAGCGCAGGTAGCGCAAGATGTCATCCATCCGCTGCAGGAAATACTTCCCATGCCAGCTTTCCAAAGGGATGGCAGTCAGGAGGTGCATGAGCACGGTCCTCAGTTGGTAGGTAGAAAAGGTCTGGCCCCCCAGGATGTAGGCACCCACTTGCATGTATTTGAGGTAGGAAGTGTTTCCCTGGTCATGGGCGGCAATATGCTGGAACAACTTTGCCTCTGCCACTGCACAACTCTGTGGCCAGGTTGTGCTGGGGGTATCAGCAgcctctgtctcctggctgctcagaaagatgtCCGTATGGTCTTGCTGTACACCAAACACGATCTCAACGACAAAGGCTGTTTTGTGGATATCTGTCAGATGAAGCCTGCAGGAGCGCCTGGACAGCACCACATTCATGCTGCATGTTGCTGACTCAGGCATGCATTTCCAGGCGCATGTGATCAGCATCTGGAACCAGCGGACAGTCTTCTCCACGTCTAGGTAGGAGTCAGTGCAGAAGTCATACAGTGGGCTGGGGTGCTGATCTCCCAGCTCTTCCTTGGAGGTGTGGAGGAAGCACCGCATACCCATCTCCTGCTCCCTCCCGCACGTGCATTTCAGATCTACACGGATACGGGAGTTCCTTGCTGGCAGCTCCCCTGTGGCGCCCAGATCAAGGCAGAAAACATGCCCACGTGGGGCCGACAGGGGCACAAGCAGACAGAAGATGGGTTCGTTCTCAAGGGGACACCAGCCTTCATAGGCACTGCCCACCCCGATGGGGCTCTCTGGCACTGGACAGAAAGTATCTGATACAAGATACCGGCATAAATTGATGAGGCGACCAAACAGGAGGAGTATTTGCTCACAGTTATCTCGATGAATTTGGTTTGGCCAGAGCAcatcagcaaagagaagattattcatctcctcttccactttcttctcctcttccacttCCTCCTGTTgcacctccagctcctgctgctcctccacagTGCTGGAACTCTCCTCATCACCTCTGTCTTCAACTCTCTGGAACTTTTTATAGATCTTCCATGTGAaccagagaagaaggaagagaatgcaaagaacACGGCAAACCTTCCAGTAAGGCAACACTGCGAAGAGCAAGGCTTGAATATCCACCCTGCTCTTCTTCATGTTCCTCTCTTCTAATTCTATGAGCTTGATCATCTGCTCTCGCAGAAACACCTCTCGCTGACGAATGCGTTCAAGCGTTTCTGCATCCAACTCATCGCCAACAATAGCTACTCTCTGCGCCAACAAGGCGAAGAAAAACGCCAAAGCCAtgatctggaagagaggagagaggggaggtcagtggggctgggtgggagctcGTGCACGGCTGGGGGAGTGGGTCCGGGAGCCGCAGCGTGTGGGCTCAGGTAGAAGCGGGGTcgagggagctgggaggcagcgGGGGCTGAGGCCGGCGCTGCTGCTGACTGCCCCGAGAGCCGctcacaggctgccctgagcgcTCGCTGCCGGCACTGCAGGCTCCCAAAGCCCTCGCGGGCCGCTGTTTGCgcccggcccagcacagccttccccctgctgctgcactcaccgcTGGCCCAGGCCAAagtggagcagcgctgcctgctgatggcctCGATGCCAGCCCCGCATTGTGACGCACTGTGACGTCACAGACGCCCTGCATTGTGACGCGCGGTGA
Coding sequences within:
- the LOC140253375 gene encoding inositol 1,4,5-trisphosphate receptor-interacting protein-like 1, producing MALAFFFALLAQRVAIVGDELDAETLERIRQREVFLREQMIKLIELEERNMKKSRVDIQALLFAVLPYWKVCRVLCILFLLLWFTWKIYKKFQRVEDRGDEESSSTVEEQQELEVQQEEVEEEKKVEEEMNNLLFADVLWPNQIHRDNCEQILLLFGRLINLCRYLVSDTFCPVPESPIGVGSAYEGWCPLENEPIFCLLVPLSAPRGHVFCLDLGATGELPARNSRIRVDLKCTCGREQEMGMRCFLHTSKEELGDQHPSPLYDFCTDSYLDVEKTVRWFQMLITCAWKCMPESATCSMNVVLSRRSCRLHLTDIHKTAFVVEIVFGVQQDHTDIFLSSQETEAADTPSTTWPQSCAVAEAKLFQHIAAHDQGNTSYLKYMQVGAYILGGQTFSTYQLRTVLMHLLTAIPLESWHGKYFLQRMDDILRYLRCCVEEKRLNHFFIGNEDVPAEIILPQQFRASQPLNLLQYLVQDPDSHEQALQELEELQDRLRSLLMFGK